A window of Caretta caretta isolate rCarCar2 chromosome 11, rCarCar1.hap1, whole genome shotgun sequence contains these coding sequences:
- the LOC125645160 gene encoding MOB-like protein phocein isoform X4 — MAGKAFRKFLPLFDRVLVERCAAETVSKGGIMLPEKSQGKVLQATVVAVGSGSKGKDFYNWPDESFEEMDSTLAVQQYIQQNIRADCSNIDKILEPPEGQDEGVWKYEHLRQFCLELNGLAVKLQSECHPDTCTQMTATEQWIFLCAAHKTPKECPAIDYTRHTLDGAACLLNSNKYFPSRVSIKESSVAKLGSVCRRIYRIFSHAYFHHRQIFDEYENETFLCHRFTKFVMKYNLMSKDNLIVPILEEEVQNSVSGESEA, encoded by the exons ATG GCAGGGAAAGCATTTAGGAAGTTTCTTCCCCTGTTTGACCGTGTTCTGGTTGAAAGATGTGCAGCTGAGACTGTATCCAAAGGAGGCATCATGCTTCCGGAAAAATCTCAAGGAAAAGTGCTACAAGCAACAGTAGTAGCGGTTGGATCAGGATCCAAAGGAAAG GATTTTTACAATTGGCCTGATGAATCCTTTGAAGAAATGGATAGCACACTAGCTGTTCAAcag TATATCCAACAAAACATAAGGGCAGACTGTTCTAACATTGACAAAATCCTGGAACCTCCTGAAGGGCAAGATGAAGGTGTATGGAAGTACGAACATTTACG ACAATTCTGTCTCGAGCTCAATGGACTTGCTGTCAAGCTTCAG AGTGAATGCCACCCAGATACATGCACTCAGATGACAGCAACTGAACAATGGATTTTTCTTTGTGCAGCCCATAAAACGCCCAAAGAG TGTCCTGCTATAGACTATACCAGGCACACGCTTGATGGAGCTGCATGTCTTCTGAATAGCAATAAATATTTCCCCAGCAG GGTTAGCATAAAGGAATCCTCTGTAGCCAAACTAGGATCAGTGTGCCGTAGGATTTACAGAATATTTTCCCATGCGTATTTTCATCATCGGCAGATATTTGATGAATATGAA AATGAAACCTTTTTGTGTCACCGGTTCACTAAATTTGTGATGAAATATAATTTGATGTCCAAGGATAACCTGATTGTACCAATTTTGGAAGAGGAGGTGCAGAATTCAGTgtctggggaaagtgaggcatga
- the LOC125645160 gene encoding 10 kDa heat shock protein, mitochondrial isoform X3: MAGKAFRKFLPLFDRVLVERCAAETVSKGGIMLPEKSQGKVLQATVVAVGSGSKGKSGEIQPVSVKVGEKILLPEYGGTKVVLEDKEYYLFRDGDILGKYVD; the protein is encoded by the exons ATG GCAGGGAAAGCATTTAGGAAGTTTCTTCCCCTGTTTGACCGTGTTCTGGTTGAAAGATGTGCAGCTGAGACTGTATCCAAAGGAGGCATCATGCTTCCGGAAAAATCTCAAGGAAAAGTGCTACAAGCAACAGTAGTAGCGGTTGGATCAGGATCCAAAGGAAAG aGTGGAGAGATTCAGCCAGTTAGTGTAAAAGTTGGTGAGAAGATTCTGCTGCCAGAATATGGCGGTACTAAAGTAGTACTGGAAGAcaag GAGTATTACTTATTTAGAGACGGTGACATTCTTGGAAAGTATGTGGACTAA
- the LOC125645160 gene encoding MOB-like protein phocein isoform X1, giving the protein MVMAEGTAVLRRNRPGTKAQDFYNWPDESFEEMDSTLAVQQYIQQNIRADCSNIDKILEPPEGQDEGVWKYEHLRQFCLELNGLAVKLQSECHPDTCTQMTATEQWIFLCAAHKTPKECPAIDYTRHTLDGAACLLNSNKYFPSRVSIKESSVAKLGSVCRRIYRIFSHAYFHHRQIFDEYENETFLCHRFTKFVMKYNLMSKDNLIVPILEEEVQNSVSGESEA; this is encoded by the exons ATGGTCATGGCGGAGGGGACGGCTGTGCTGAGGCGGAACAGGCCGGGCACCAAGGCCCAG GATTTTTACAATTGGCCTGATGAATCCTTTGAAGAAATGGATAGCACACTAGCTGTTCAAcag TATATCCAACAAAACATAAGGGCAGACTGTTCTAACATTGACAAAATCCTGGAACCTCCTGAAGGGCAAGATGAAGGTGTATGGAAGTACGAACATTTACG ACAATTCTGTCTCGAGCTCAATGGACTTGCTGTCAAGCTTCAG AGTGAATGCCACCCAGATACATGCACTCAGATGACAGCAACTGAACAATGGATTTTTCTTTGTGCAGCCCATAAAACGCCCAAAGAG TGTCCTGCTATAGACTATACCAGGCACACGCTTGATGGAGCTGCATGTCTTCTGAATAGCAATAAATATTTCCCCAGCAG GGTTAGCATAAAGGAATCCTCTGTAGCCAAACTAGGATCAGTGTGCCGTAGGATTTACAGAATATTTTCCCATGCGTATTTTCATCATCGGCAGATATTTGATGAATATGAA AATGAAACCTTTTTGTGTCACCGGTTCACTAAATTTGTGATGAAATATAATTTGATGTCCAAGGATAACCTGATTGTACCAATTTTGGAAGAGGAGGTGCAGAATTCAGTgtctggggaaagtgaggcatga
- the LOC125645160 gene encoding MOB-like protein phocein isoform X2, producing MDSTLAVQQYIQQNIRADCSNIDKILEPPEGQDEGVWKYEHLRQFCLELNGLAVKLQSECHPDTCTQMTATEQWIFLCAAHKTPKECPAIDYTRHTLDGAACLLNSNKYFPSRVSIKESSVAKLGSVCRRIYRIFSHAYFHHRQIFDEYENETFLCHRFTKFVMKYNLMSKDNLIVPILEEEVQNSVSGESEA from the exons ATGGATAGCACACTAGCTGTTCAAcag TATATCCAACAAAACATAAGGGCAGACTGTTCTAACATTGACAAAATCCTGGAACCTCCTGAAGGGCAAGATGAAGGTGTATGGAAGTACGAACATTTACG ACAATTCTGTCTCGAGCTCAATGGACTTGCTGTCAAGCTTCAG AGTGAATGCCACCCAGATACATGCACTCAGATGACAGCAACTGAACAATGGATTTTTCTTTGTGCAGCCCATAAAACGCCCAAAGAG TGTCCTGCTATAGACTATACCAGGCACACGCTTGATGGAGCTGCATGTCTTCTGAATAGCAATAAATATTTCCCCAGCAG GGTTAGCATAAAGGAATCCTCTGTAGCCAAACTAGGATCAGTGTGCCGTAGGATTTACAGAATATTTTCCCATGCGTATTTTCATCATCGGCAGATATTTGATGAATATGAA AATGAAACCTTTTTGTGTCACCGGTTCACTAAATTTGTGATGAAATATAATTTGATGTCCAAGGATAACCTGATTGTACCAATTTTGGAAGAGGAGGTGCAGAATTCAGTgtctggggaaagtgaggcatga